In a single window of the Xylanimonas protaetiae genome:
- a CDS encoding extracellular solute-binding protein, with the protein MKRNTSAAIGLAAVAAMALTACSGGGDDDSTGGGATEAAGPVTLTVSGWSLKTTPEFQTLADAFHAKDPNVTIELKEYDPAQYTTLITADLAAGTAPDIVTQKEVKNVSVFQTGGQLMDVSDVVSKLSKDVNGTSSYEIDGKYYGVPYRQDSWMLFYNKDLFDKAGVAYPDGSWTWDDYAQAARDLTTGLKAAGSDALGTYQHSWQSTLQGFASAQTPDADILSGDFEYFAPYYDRVLKLVADGAQVDQGTITTNTLTYQAQFGKQKAAMMPMGSWYVATLIAQAKSGDADTFSWGFAPAPQLDKSTTGTDKTPVTFGDPTAFAINANIDKDKVAAAKEFLAFAASEEAGQALAKIGITPATTTDAVAQTYFAVDGAPTDDLSKFAWTTHKTNPENPTSSKTAATQTILNDMHTAIMTGSTPVDQAIKDAQDRFKSEVGS; encoded by the coding sequence ATGAAGCGCAACACCTCGGCGGCGATCGGCCTCGCCGCCGTCGCCGCGATGGCCCTGACCGCGTGCAGCGGTGGCGGCGACGACGACAGCACCGGCGGCGGGGCGACCGAGGCCGCCGGCCCCGTGACCCTCACCGTCTCGGGCTGGAGCCTGAAGACCACGCCGGAGTTCCAGACGCTGGCCGACGCGTTCCACGCGAAGGACCCGAACGTCACGATCGAGCTCAAGGAGTACGACCCCGCGCAGTACACGACGCTCATCACGGCCGACCTCGCGGCCGGCACGGCGCCGGACATCGTGACCCAGAAGGAGGTCAAGAACGTCTCGGTGTTCCAGACCGGTGGCCAGCTCATGGACGTGAGCGACGTCGTCTCGAAGCTGTCGAAGGACGTCAACGGGACGAGCTCGTACGAGATCGACGGCAAGTACTACGGCGTCCCGTACCGCCAGGACTCCTGGATGCTGTTCTACAACAAGGACCTGTTCGACAAGGCGGGCGTCGCCTACCCCGACGGCTCGTGGACGTGGGACGACTACGCCCAGGCCGCCCGCGACCTGACCACCGGCCTCAAGGCGGCGGGCTCCGACGCGCTGGGCACCTACCAGCACTCGTGGCAGTCGACGCTCCAGGGCTTCGCGAGCGCCCAGACGCCGGACGCGGACATCCTGTCGGGCGACTTCGAGTACTTCGCGCCGTACTACGACCGCGTCCTGAAGCTCGTCGCCGACGGCGCCCAGGTCGACCAGGGCACCATCACGACGAACACGCTCACGTACCAGGCGCAGTTCGGCAAGCAGAAGGCCGCCATGATGCCCATGGGCAGCTGGTACGTCGCCACCCTCATCGCGCAGGCGAAGTCGGGCGACGCGGACACGTTCAGCTGGGGCTTCGCCCCGGCGCCGCAGCTCGACAAGTCCACGACGGGCACGGACAAGACCCCCGTGACCTTCGGCGACCCGACCGCCTTCGCGATCAACGCCAACATCGACAAGGACAAGGTCGCCGCGGCCAAGGAGTTCCTCGCCTTCGCCGCGAGCGAGGAGGCCGGCCAGGCCCTCGCCAAGATCGGCATCACGCCGGCCACCACCACGGACGCCGTCGCGCAGACCTACTTCGCCGTCGACGGCGCCCCCACCGACGACCTGTCGAAGTTCGCGTGGACGACCCACAAGACGAACCCGGAGAACCCGACGTCGAGCAAGACCGCCGCGACGCAGACGATCCTCAACGACATGCACACGGCGATCATGACCGGGTCGACCCCCGTCGACCAGGCGATCA